CTGAAATAAGAGTTCACTGTGtgaaaacatactgtaactttCAGAATTCAAGGCTTTAACAGATTGTGAAGCAGCTGTTTTAGAAGAATGGGAACTGCAGCACtgtatttgaaacaaaaaaataaagtaaactttataattcagtgtgtgtgtgtgtgtgtacgtgtgtgtaaaCAATCTGTAACAAATCTGTAAAaggcaaaaataaaagtttagctTTCAATTTGATATTTTGTGGCAACTaggaaatatttccatttattcTTTTAACACATTGACTGATGCTTATATCtgaatgttacaatttaaaatgaaatgcgcagtttgttatttattatatagatgtataaaacaagagaaaattcagatttgcctaCATTATAGGGAGCACGTTTCCCCTCAAGAATAGTAAAACATGAACTCGCCCACAGTGTTGAACAGCTAACGGTCCTCACGAGGAAAACGGCTCAAAAATGCGCTGATGAAAATTAAACAGATTTATGTGCTAATAAAATCTAGAAACTCAGACACTTTATACGAGTGTTATGGGGCATAATATATCatgagcttaaaataaataaataaaaatgcagagaaaaacaaatgttttctgtaATATTATCTGTTTTGTCAAAGTTCTGTCACTGTATAGCCTATATTGTGACAGTGACACTCCTGACATCTCCTGTTTTCACTGGAGCgtgtttgttctgttttattattaataatagagcCCAGTCTTTCTGCAATTGAGTCCTCCTCGCCTCATCCTTCACCCTGACACTGAGGCTCGTAAATGAGACATCGGCCTCACTTTTGCCGTGTGCTGCAGAGGGGCGGAGCTTGTGATTCACACCCAGGGAGAGAAGATGGGAGAGCGCGCGCGTGAGTCTGCAGGAAAAACAGTGCTGTCAGCCAGCGCGAGCGAGATGCTGCTGACGCCCATGTGAAGACTTCCGTTGGGCTTGAGTGAGAAATGCAATTCTCAAATCACCGAACATCCCAAACAGTCGTGCATATACGTCTTTACCTTAACGAACACCTAGCGAGCAAACCAAAAAGAGACGGAAATAATGCAAGCATATATCTAGTGTCAGTATGCGTATGTGTTTCTGTtccagaacacacaaacacacgagcGCTTATCTTGTAGTACTATCTGTCTTACATTCTCGTTTGTTAGCTCCGGTAATCGAGCTGTGTTGTGTCTCTGGCGCTGACTCAGCATCTCTGCAGCCCGCTGTTGGCTCGTAGCCTGTGCTGAAGCATCCCAAAAGCATGACTGTGCAATTTTATAAATGGTAAAAAGCAACTTTGTTGGGCCTTACAATTACATTCGAGCGTCTAGTGTTCCACTGCGGCAGGCGATTCCCTATCACGAAATCAACAGGACATGAAACGGATAAGATTGCTACTAGAGATGATGCACAACATATTATACATATTCTATAATATTATAGGCAATTCTATTTATTCTGTCTATTTAAGCTCTTTTAAGCActtttgtaaagcactttttaaTGCTTATTATGCATGTAACTGAATAATAAGCTGCATATCAATTCAGACACTATAAGGAATAGGCTATTTGTACTTAAAAAGTTATTAAtgcatgcttatttatttatacatactgtAAAATGTTGCTGCAATTAGTTATAGCAACTTAACATTTGTTGACATAACTTAAATATCCATCTTAACTTAACAAAactagatgtatatatatatatatttttttttttttttttttacatttatggctCCATTACCAAAGAACATAAATATGGATGTGAGCATCACTGTTGCATTATTGAACCTTCCTCACAACAGAGGTCAAATCCCCAATGCATCAGCTCATGCTGACGCTGATTGCCTGCTTTGTCTTGGCATGTGCACAGATTCAAGAGTGCCAGTGCCAAGTAAAACAAAAGGTCTTTAGTAATAAGTTAAAGatgtaaattttttaatataaataaataacaggttATAAATATTACTGTACATTGCTTTTTATCAAACTCTTGTAAAAACCTTTTGGTCTGTCTTTAATGGTATTTTAACCTTGATGAACTGCAGTATATACTGGCATTTATTAATCAGTATATTCATATAAgctattttaaagaaaatttgcATAATTCTTGTATATTTGTGCATTCAGTATTATGACTGCACAATAATCCTGAATACATGGAatatttgtacttaaaaaaaatatttgtcactcattaatttttaaactaaaaactgaaacatttcttaaaaactgTGATCAGATAAAGCATCTAAAATTAcatatcatatataaaaaaaaagtttcatgggtaaggtttttttttttttttttttttttttgtgtagttcAGCCTGTGATAAGTATCTGTTATATTTTGTTCTATCACTGtagaaattgcattttatttgtattgccCTGCACGTGCCATAAACCTGACTTTGCTTATGTTTtcatgcataaaaataataaagatatctATAATGAATCCAAAGCAAAATTCATGTTTATTGGCAAAGAAAGTTTGCACAAGGAATTAAATTTTGTGGTTTGCTCTAAATGACAGAATCGGGCTAAAGgcaaaatatatgtatttctttTCATTGAATATTGATGgagcaaataaattattttttactcaaaacagcattttaaaataatttaagagaatgtttcttgagcagcatatcagaatgattttaaaggatcatgtgacagtgaagactggagtaatgatgctgaaaattcagctttgcatcacaggaaatacttatatattcaaatagaaaacagttcttttatttcacaatattacttccAACTTCCAAAACCTTATAAAATCGTAATGCAAACGTTCGACATAATAATACACGTGCTTAATCTTGAGTGCAACTTTTATGATCATATAAAGGCTAGAGCTGCAATAGGATAAGTGATTtatcaagtgaaaaaattaaatgcagCAAGTGCACTAAACAAACACGTGATGCATGAGAATGCACTGCACCTTTTGAACAATTTTTAAAGATTTCGACTATTTGGGGGCATTTGGGTGAATTGCTGAACATCCAAACGACCCAAAGTCCTCCTTCAGTCTTCATCGATTTTCCAAAGGGGGGTGCTGCTCCTGCCTCGCTGACTAAGTAAGCCGGCGTATAAATACAGCAGGAAAAACGCAGCAATGCCCACACCACCCATTCACCATAGACATGATAGGGACCCGCAGAAGAGCACTGGAAACACGGACTATCCGGCCGCAGTCCTCCAATATGCGCTCCTGGACTAAAAGCAGTCCTCTGCCTTTCAAAAGATCCACAAATGTGGCCGCATCAAGGGTTGCGTTCAGCCACGCCGTGCTCCCGTCTCCGGAAGGGTTCGAGTTGAGCGCGGCGCTCAGTGGAGATCCGGTGCGCAGTAACGAGAAGGAGCAGCTCCAGGGGCTCAACGACCGCTTCGCCAGCTACATTGACAAGGTTCGCTTCCTCGAGGAGCAAAACAAGCAGCTGGAGGCTGAGATCCAAGCGCTAAAGCAGCAGAACTTGTCACAGTCCCTGCAAAGCGACGCGTACGACCGCGAGCTCCAAGACCTGCGCAGCGCCCTGGAGCAGCTCCACAAGGAGAAGGCGCAGATGCTGCTCGACACAGACCACATGGATGAGGATCTGCAGCGGCTCCGAGAGCGCTACGAAGATGAAGCCAGGCTCCGAGAGCACATCGAGTCTGCGATCCGGGGAATGAAGAAAGACAAAGACGGCTCGCATCTGATGAAACTGGAGCTGGAAAGGAAAGTTCAGGCGCTCGTGGAAGAAATGGACTTCTTGCGGCAGAACCACGAGGAGGAGATCAGCGAGCTTCTGGCTCAGCTTCAAGCCGCGCAGGTGCCGGTGATGGAGATGAGGGACCTCCAGACGACCGACATCACCTCTGCGCTCCGGGAGATCCGCGCGCAGCTGGACGGGCTCTCCTCCAAGAACCTCCAGCAGGCTGAAGACGTGTTCAAGTGCCGCTACGCCATGCTGACGAACGCCGCGGTTCACAACAAGGATGCTATAAAGTCCATACGGGACGAGATCGCAGACTACCGGCGTCAGATCCAAGCCAAGAACATTGAACTGGAGGCTCTGCGTGGCACCAAAGATTCATTGGAAAGACAGCTGAATGATGTCGAAGACCGCCACAACAACGACGTTGCTAGTTATCAGGTCAGTTTATAAAAAAAGTGAATACAtaagtttaagttaaaaatattaactgtataaatattaaactaatgaataaatgaaataaaatatataattataatgtatttatgcatagttttattaaaataaaaaataataattaatcattaaataaatatatttaaattctaaatcattcaaatgtgctctttgtttaattatttttatgattaaatcCTGCACTAGTAGTTATAGTATAAGTATGAACACTGTGCAGTTGCGCGTTGCGCAAGCAGCTTGAAATAATGATTTCCGACGCGTTTATGCATTTTTCATGATATGAGGATAATGTTTTGTTCTTAGGGTGTATTTAAAGGCACATGGCTTTCTGTAAAATATAGAATGGCCCAAAAATGCTGCATACGAGGTTTTGAAACGCAGCCATTATTTCACAGGTGGTTTGCGCACTGCGTGCGTGATCATGCGTAACGAGCAGTGCGCATAAATCCGTTTTAACCAGCGCTGCAGGATTTCACTTCAATTGCCCGCTGGGTTCATTTGAGCCAGATCAGTCATAATTTATTAAACAAGTCATAAAACGGATGTAGGGTGCTACATTGGATACAAAGAAAGCATTTACACCCAAAATGAGAACTTTTAGAAATGTGGTTATTAAAAATGgtttaacaaaaatgtacagATTATTTTAGTCATGAATGAAGTTAACTGCATCTGCTTCAACAGGAAATGATTCACCAACTGGAAAATGATCTGAAGGGAACAAAATGGGAAATGACTCGTCATCTTCGAGAATACCAGGATCTGCTTAATGTCAAGATGGCACTGGATGCTGAAATAGCAGCTTACAGGTAGAGTTGTGCACCTTGTTGTTTTGTTGCAtgtcattcatttaattaatgacaattttctcACTCAAATGCAGGAAACTGCTGGAGGGTGAGGAGACGCGCTTCCATGCGGTCTCTGGGAGTATTCCAAGCCCTGCTTTTGCTTACAGCCAGCCTAAAATCTCGAAAGTCAAACATAAAATAGTGGAGGAGATCATTGAGGAGACCAAAGGAGAGAGCGACCTCGATGTTGATCTGGCAGAGGTGGCTAAAGAAGTGGCGGAAGAAGCTGGTGAGGGTGAAGAGGAGGAAAAGGAGGAAGAGCTTGTCACCGCCAGTGAGGCCAAAGTGAGTTCTGCTGCTCCTGAGgctgaagaagaggaagaggcagAAGGAGGAGAAGAGGAAGAAGCACCAGAAGAGGGAGAAGCtgctgaggaggaagagaaagaagaggaagcagaagaaggtgaggaggaagagaaagaagaggaagcagaagaaggtgaggaggaagagaaagaagaggaagcagaagaaggtgaggaggaagagaaagaagaggaagCGGAAGAaggtgaggaggaagaggagcaacAAGTGGAAGTGATTGAGGAGACAGAACTGTGCGGTGATAAATCTCCAACAGGAAGtgaaggaaagaaagaggaggaggaggagggtggtGAAGAACAAGAGGCAGAAAGTAAAGAAGAAaccaaagaggaggaggagaaagaagaAGCTGAGGAAAAAGATGATGAAAAAGAGGAGACCAAATCCGAAGGAGATGAAGAGAAGAAAGACGAATCTGGAGGAGAGGAAACGAAGGCTGATTCAGAGAAGAGTGACAAAAAAAGTGATTCAGAAGAAGAGCAGAAGAAATCACCAGAAAAGGAGAAACCAGAAAGCCAAGTAGAAAAACAGcggcaagaaaaagaagaagttgtTCCCAACGGAGACCAGACGAGCCCGGCCAAAGAAGAAGCCAGTCCGAAAGAAGAGCTCCAAACCAGAACAGTGGAAACCATCACCAATGGAGACAAGGAGAGCAAAcctgacacagagaaagagaagaaacccGAGGAAGAGTCTCAGGAGAAAAAGAAAGTCACCAAAAAAGAGGAGAAAGTCAGTCCCCAAGCAAAGAAGGAAATCAAAGGAAAAGACTGATGGAAATTACTTGTGGACAGGGAATTAGATTTAATCAATTGTTAGAAATAATTCTATTTGATGCAAATGTCATTTGATGCAGCTAGCATAATAATTGCATGCCTGTTAATGATTGACTTGCATGTGTGGTCTGGAGGGATGTACTGAGCCATGCTGAGCCCACGCGTCTGAAACAGTAACTATAGTGCGTTTGAATTCAAGTACAAGTACATTTATGCTGCTAATGACTTTAACGATGAGAGAAGTACTTCAGCGGTGGTTTGGCAACAATGGTGCTACAATATCATGATTCGCAGGTGCACTTTGAGCTGAATCtccatttcattatttcaaatgataTGTCTTTCTAATATACTTCTTGCCTTAAGATATAATGCACTGACTCAATGATAAGACTCGGTTTGCTAACATGAAACACAACAGCTGTtaacaataatactgtgaaaGCTAAAGGTGCTGCTCTTTGCAATATCACCACAATCAATAAAAGCTCAAGTCCATACAATACTCCTAGTGTGTATGAATTTATACTGTGCTGTTTCGAAATTTGGGGTCGatttttgtaaagtttttgaGCTAtgcctcttatgctcatcaaggctgaatttatttaactacaaatacagtaaaatgcagtttaaagtcaatgtttaaatttaaaaatatattttaaaatgtaatttattcctgtgatacaaagctgaattttcagcatcattcctcttgtcttcagtgtcacatgattcttacagttataactaaaaccattacaaaaacaataccatttcttgaaataaaataaatgttaacagaaaaaaaaaattaaatacaaaaaatatatgtatattttatttcagctattgccaaggcagcatttcttatttattcatttatttattttaatttttttgtctaaccaataaataaaaaaaattaaaaactatacagatattcattgaaaaaaaactaatgaatgCCATTCActtccagattttttttattaaataaaactgtaaaaaaaagcattaattttaattgaaatttgtaacattataaatgtcttaattgtCACGTgttatcaattgaatgcatcctcgctgaataaaagtattaatttcactgaataaaaaaacaaatagcaCAAAGAATATCACAAAAATCAACATAATTTCCTCTTGAAAAGTTCATGTCTTAATCCTTAACATTTATATTGTATCACACAAAGTTACCTGCAACCCACAATTCACAATATTGCATGTCTTTCATAAAATGCTTcaggaataataaaaatattaagattacagttttctttaaaaaagattATGTTTACATTAGAAGATAAAGGCCTTTATATGTAAACTAAGATTAACAGTTGGCAATAAAACCTTCCTTTTTTCTATATTGTCAAATGCAAAGAATGACAGCTAGACTAAAAAGGTGAATCATGACtaatttcacaaatatttcattACAGCATGGACATTAATCACATTTTTCTTCTCAAACGAGATCACTCTCTATCCCTCTCCATTACTGTTACTAGACCATAGCTCTCAATTAGGATAATGGAGAACATGTGCTGCAATGGCTTATTAGCTTGAGGCAAGAGCTCTGGATCATCAGGTAACTGAATTTGTCGCTGAGGGGGCAGTAATTGGATTTGCAAGCTTAAAATCACTAATTCTGCAATGCAAGCGTTAAATCAATACAGATTTGTGCTGATCACCGGGTCTGGCTTGGGATCACAACTGGGGTTACTGCACTTGGCTGACACTTATAGTGCACAATGGTGATAGCTCATGGTTGAACTGTAATAGGGTCGTTCAGACTTACAACTTTCAGGGGAATGGGGGGATCAAAATCTGTGCTTTCTGTGGATTCTGCTCTGTGCTGTTGTTCAAGTGCTCAAAATTGTCACATGGCACCACTCTATCACTCCAACAGAGCTCTGAGGTTTCTTGCATTATATTGATTGCAGCTGTCATGAATAAATAATCAATGCACAGGGCTGTACTGGAGTTGATGGCTGCATACTAGcagtatatatattgtgtgcagtATATGCACATTTTCTGAATGCATTAAATTCATGTATTACCTCAAATGCACATCAAACAACAGAGTACACTGTGTGGGATAccgtatcccacaatgcattgtgcTCAACCTTTCATTTCCGCAATTATGAATGAACCGATTTTTCTGAATTTGCTGTAATAgttccatccaagatgtagatgagtttgtttcttcattcgaacatttttggagaaatttagcattgcatcacttgctcaccagtaaTCCATCGCCTTCTGGccaaataccagtccataatctaCAATAACACATCCTCCAGTGAAAAAccccatcccctgttgtcctttcacatcaaaatccagaatTTCTGTCCTGATTCAAACAAAAtggctttttcactggagaaagcaatataatGGAGAGAGGAACACCTTAACCATGGATTTGTTTTATTGCAACTCTTccattcacaagatgttaattgatggactggagttttgtggattattgtgatgttttatcatctgtctggactctcattctgacggcacccattcaccacagagcatccattggtgagcaagtaatgctacatttctccaaacctgttcagatgaagaaacaaactcatctacatcttggatggcctgagggtgagtacattttagcaaattttcaaGTTTTGGTGACTTATTCCTTTAATCAATGAGCTTCGACCTTACACACAATTTGACAAAAATACAAAGTAACCATCTTCTAAGATAAAAACTAGACGCTACTCAATGAATTATGCTGCATGCCACATAACTACATTTGTTTTATGTCACATAATACCGTAGCATACAGTTTAGACTGCACAGTTAGCATaagcagaaaaacaacaacaacaactcagtaTGCACCAAGTTAAGGAGGTGTCAAGTTTTTATTGCAATGAGCCTTTCTTTGAGGATCTGGTCTAAGGCATTTTGAATACTAAGCACACTTGTGTTATCATAGGCAGTTGATAGTGTGATTAATGCTGAAGGCATACTGACACAATGCTCAATGAAAATTATTTGCATTCAATAAATAACATGACAATCAAACCAACGCAAGCAACCTGCAATCACAACTTTCCTGCCAAGCGCAAGTGTAAAGCATCTGTTCATGTATAAGCTACTCTGGCTTTGGCCGATCTCTGCGGTTGCATTCATTATTATCGTTTGTGTACATTATGGTTTGCTTTTAATTTGAACTGAAAATAACATTGAGTAGCAGGACACAGTGAAGTTGTCATTGAGATGTCTGCATACGTGAGATAAATGCACGAGGTTTGATCACCTCCAGATAGCACCAGGGGTTTCAGTCCGATGTGTTTACTTCTCTTTTGGCTTGACTTTCTCATCTttactctctttctcctctcctcctttCTTTTGCTCATCTTCTTTTCCAGCATCATCCTTCTCTTCTTTAACTTCACCTTCTTCTTGATCACCTTCTTCACCGTCTCCTCCTTCTTCTTCCTCTGCCTCTTCTCCTCCTTCTTCTTCCTCTGCTTCTTTtccttcttcctcttcctgttctcCTTCATCCTCACCTTCGTCCTCTCCTCCCTCTTCACCTGTAAAAGAGACAGTgctacaaaaattatatttagtattttggTGACATTATGTTAAAAACCATAAAAATCTAGTTAGAATCAACTTTTCTCACTTAAATaaagagaaacataaaaaaacacagaagagaaaaaattaatgaaaatgtttttgttgcattaattgaatatgtataattaaatatacatatgcaCCAATATGCAATAATAAATTAACAGCAATTAACTGTACACGatatataaacaaatgattttcaccctcttcttcttcctcctcctccttctcacgctcttcctcctcctcttcctcctctggaCTTGCCCCAGCCTCCTGCGCCTTGCTGGCTTCAAT
This Carassius auratus strain Wakin unplaced genomic scaffold, ASM336829v1 scaf_tig00216070, whole genome shotgun sequence DNA region includes the following protein-coding sequences:
- the LOC113097018 gene encoding neurofilament medium polypeptide-like, which produces MDVSITVALLNLPHNRGQIPNASAHADADCLLCLGMCTDSRVPVPTGKTQQCPHHPFTIDMIGTRRRALETRTIRPQSSNMRSWTKSSPLPFKRSTNVAASRVAFSHAVLPSPEGFELSAALSGDPVRSNEKEQLQGLNDRFASYIDKVRFLEEQNKQLEAEIQALKQQNLSQSLQSDAYDRELQDLRSALEQLHKEKAQMLLDTDHMDEDLQRLRERYEDEARLREHIESAIRGMKKDKDGSHLMKLELERKVQALVEEMDFLRQNHEEEISELLAQLQAAQVPVMEMRDLQTTDITSALREIRAQLDGLSSKNLQQAEDVFKCRYAMLTNAAVHNKDAIKSIRDEIADYRRQIQAKNIELEALRGTKDSLERQLNDVEDRHNNDVASYQEMIHQLENDLKGTKWEMTRHLREYQDLLNVKMALDAEIAAYRKLLEGEETRFHAVSGSIPSPAFAYSQPKISKVKHKIVEEIIEETKGESDLDVDLAEVAKEVAEEAGEGEEEEKEEELVTASEAKVSSAAPEAEEEEEAEGGEEEEAPEEGEAAEEEEKEEEAEEGEEEEKEEEAEEGEEEEKEEEAEEGEEEEKEEEAEEGEEEEEQQVEVIEETELCGDKSPTGSEGKKEEEEEGGEEQEAESKEETKEEEEKEEAEEKDDEKEETKSEGDEEKKDESGGEETKADSEKSDKKSDSEEEQKKSPEKEKPESQVEKQRQEKEEVVPNGDQTSPAKEEASPKEELQTRTVETITNGDKESKPDTEKEKKPEEESQEKKKVTKKEEKVSPQAKKEIKGKD